The following coding sequences lie in one Paenibacillus durus ATCC 35681 genomic window:
- the panC gene encoding pantoate--beta-alanine ligase translates to MRVVRTVEQLREAISFMRHTGQGAVGLVPTMGYLHDGHASLLRRAGEMCGTVVLSIFVNPIQFGPNEDYEAYPRDERRDLELAEREGADIVFIPSVEVMYPRPIRTKIAVSSLTTRLCGASRPGHFDGVTTVVAKLFNMVQPEYAFFGLKDAQQVAVLRQMVDDLNMNVEIIPCPIVRERDGLALSSRNVYLSAEERRQALVLSRSLQEARKAVEEGRAATTDEVRELLTSIISSSPLADIDYAEILTFPALEPLEGNLPLNRAEGEIIMALAVRFGRTRLIDNIIFTPKEVAALV, encoded by the coding sequence ATGAGAGTCGTTAGAACGGTAGAACAGCTTCGGGAAGCCATCTCGTTTATGCGCCATACCGGACAGGGGGCTGTCGGGCTGGTTCCGACAATGGGTTATTTGCATGACGGACACGCAAGCCTGCTTCGGCGGGCAGGAGAAATGTGCGGTACGGTTGTCCTGAGCATTTTTGTCAATCCGATTCAATTCGGACCGAATGAGGATTATGAAGCTTATCCGCGCGACGAGCGGCGGGATTTGGAGCTTGCGGAACGCGAGGGCGCGGATATTGTGTTTATTCCGTCGGTTGAGGTTATGTATCCTCGACCCATCCGAACTAAAATTGCGGTGTCCTCACTGACGACAAGATTATGCGGGGCTTCGCGCCCGGGCCATTTTGACGGAGTGACGACCGTGGTCGCCAAGCTGTTTAATATGGTGCAGCCTGAATATGCTTTTTTCGGACTGAAGGACGCGCAGCAGGTGGCGGTGCTTCGGCAAATGGTGGATGACCTGAACATGAATGTGGAGATCATCCCTTGCCCCATCGTGCGTGAAAGAGACGGGCTGGCGCTCAGCTCCCGCAACGTCTATTTATCGGCTGAAGAGCGCCGTCAGGCGCTGGTGCTGTCCCGCTCGCTTCAGGAGGCCCGTAAAGCCGTGGAGGAAGGACGCGCGGCTACGACCGATGAAGTCCGGGAGCTGCTGACATCAATCATTTCCAGCTCGCCGCTTGCCGACATTGATTACGCGGAAATCCTGACATTTCCGGCGCTTGAACCACTTGAAGGAAACCTCCCGCTTAATAGAGCCGAAGGGGAGATTATTATGGCGCTGGCCGTCCGGTTCGGCCGTACGCGCCTGATCGACAATATTATCTTTACGCCGAAGGAGGTCGCAGCGCTTGTATAG
- a CDS encoding amidohydrolase — MGTKWMIRNGKFAVPGADKPVLEGYMVIDNDLITYIGEEPPVLEEDVPVFEGNRLLFLPGLVNTHGHAAMSLLRGYGDDLALQVWLQEKMWPMEGKFTGDDVYWGTALSVLEMLKGGTTTFLDMYDHMDRVAEVAEASGIRAVLMRGVIGLCPDEVQNQKLAEAVAFAKKWHNAANGRITAMISPHSPYTCPPDYIEKFVQAAHDLDLPIHTHMSETRREVEQNETDYGLRPVAHLEKLGVFTRPSLVAHAVHLNDEEIEILARNQVGVSHNPGSNLKLASGVARVPELLKAGVTVSLGTDGAASNNNLDMFEEMRLAALIHKGVSGDPTAVPAAEALRIATEYGAKSVFLNQVGRLTPGMKADFIAINIDQPHLLPHTDLISHTVYSASAKDVEHVWVDGKQIIKHGECLTLDEEAIRRKAQEAFEGLLNR; from the coding sequence ATGGGTACTAAATGGATGATCCGAAATGGCAAATTTGCCGTGCCTGGCGCGGATAAGCCTGTTCTTGAAGGATATATGGTAATCGATAACGATTTGATTACGTACATAGGGGAAGAACCGCCGGTTCTTGAAGAAGACGTGCCTGTCTTTGAAGGCAACCGCCTGCTGTTCCTGCCCGGGCTTGTCAATACGCATGGGCATGCGGCGATGTCGCTGCTGCGCGGCTATGGAGACGATCTGGCCCTTCAAGTATGGCTTCAGGAAAAAATGTGGCCAATGGAAGGGAAATTCACCGGAGACGACGTTTACTGGGGAACCGCACTTTCGGTTCTGGAAATGCTCAAGGGCGGAACAACGACGTTTCTCGATATGTATGATCATATGGACCGGGTGGCTGAGGTGGCGGAAGCATCCGGAATACGCGCCGTTCTGATGCGCGGCGTTATCGGGCTGTGCCCGGACGAGGTGCAGAATCAGAAGCTTGCGGAAGCGGTTGCTTTTGCAAAAAAATGGCATAACGCGGCAAACGGGCGGATTACCGCCATGATATCGCCTCATTCGCCGTACACTTGTCCTCCGGATTATATCGAGAAATTTGTCCAGGCTGCGCATGACCTCGACCTGCCTATTCATACGCATATGTCGGAAACGCGGCGGGAAGTGGAACAAAATGAAACGGATTATGGCCTCCGGCCCGTTGCCCATCTGGAGAAGCTCGGGGTGTTCACCCGGCCGTCATTAGTGGCGCACGCCGTCCATCTGAACGATGAGGAAATCGAAATTCTTGCACGCAATCAGGTTGGTGTCTCGCATAATCCGGGGAGCAATCTGAAGCTGGCAAGCGGCGTGGCTCGCGTTCCCGAGCTGCTGAAGGCCGGTGTTACGGTATCGCTCGGAACGGATGGCGCGGCAAGCAACAACAACCTGGATATGTTCGAGGAAATGCGCCTGGCTGCGCTGATTCATAAAGGAGTATCCGGCGATCCAACGGCGGTTCCCGCAGCCGAGGCCCTGCGTATTGCTACGGAGTATGGCGCAAAATCTGTATTCCTTAATCAAGTGGGCAGGCTAACGCCTGGAATGAAAGCCGATTTTATCGCCATCAATATTGACCAGCCGCATCTGCTGCCGCATACGGATCTGATATCCCATACCGTCTACTCGGCGAGCGCCAAGGACGTAGAGCATGTATGGGTTGACGGCAAACAGATCATTAAGCACGGGGAATGTCTAACATTGGACGAAGAGGCGATCCGCCGCAAGGCGCAGGAAGCTTTCGAGGGACTGCTGAATCGGTAA
- the panD gene encoding aspartate 1-decarboxylase: MYRHMMKSKIHRATVTEANLNYVGSITIDEDLMEAADLLVNEKVQVVDNNNGSRLETYVIPGPRGSGVICLNGAAARLVQPGDTVIIISYAMLSREELEEHKPTVVFVDENNRPVKLDNKELHATIA; encoded by the coding sequence TTGTATAGACATATGATGAAATCGAAAATCCACCGGGCGACGGTTACCGAAGCCAACCTGAATTATGTCGGCAGCATCACGATCGACGAGGATCTGATGGAAGCCGCAGACCTGCTGGTGAACGAGAAGGTGCAGGTTGTGGATAATAACAACGGTTCGCGTCTGGAAACCTACGTCATACCGGGTCCGCGCGGCAGCGGCGTCATTTGTCTGAACGGCGCGGCGGCGCGGCTTGTGCAGCCTGGCGATACGGTCATTATTATTTCCTATGCGATGCTGTCCCGGGAAGAGCTTGAAGAGCATAAGCCCACGGTGGTGTTTGTGGACGAGAACAACCGTCCCGTTAAGCTTGACAATAAGGAGCTTCACGCGACGATTGCTTGA
- the panB gene encoding 3-methyl-2-oxobutanoate hydroxymethyltransferase, translating into MANKQALNIVKMKKMKAEGEPLSMLTAYDYPSARLAEEAGVDVILVGDSLGNVVLGYDSTLPVTIDDIVYHTRAAARGAEHTFIVADMPFMTYHGGIDETLKNVRRLMQEGHAHAVKMEGGLEICATVSSIVSAGVPVMGHIGLTPQSVNTIGGYRVQGKDPQDAQRLMEEAKALEKAGAFGIVLELVTEEVAEAITKELTIPTIGIGAGRYCAGQVLVFHDVLRYASPYREKRFVKTYADVGGMIRDALSQYVQEVKQRAFPEAGHAFGADESVLESLYGAAGKGARS; encoded by the coding sequence ACAAACAAGCACTGAACATTGTGAAAATGAAAAAAATGAAGGCGGAAGGCGAGCCGCTAAGCATGCTGACGGCGTATGACTATCCTTCGGCCCGTCTGGCTGAAGAAGCCGGTGTCGACGTGATCCTCGTCGGCGATTCGCTTGGCAACGTTGTTCTGGGTTACGATTCGACACTGCCTGTAACGATCGACGATATAGTCTATCATACGCGGGCGGCTGCCAGGGGAGCGGAGCATACGTTCATTGTGGCGGATATGCCGTTTATGACGTATCACGGCGGCATCGACGAAACTCTGAAGAATGTGCGCAGGCTCATGCAGGAGGGACATGCCCATGCGGTTAAGATGGAGGGCGGGCTCGAAATATGCGCTACCGTGTCTTCCATCGTCTCTGCGGGAGTGCCGGTAATGGGCCACATCGGGCTCACGCCGCAGTCGGTAAACACCATCGGCGGATACCGGGTGCAGGGCAAAGATCCTCAGGATGCGCAGCGGCTCATGGAAGAAGCCAAGGCGCTGGAGAAGGCGGGCGCCTTTGGGATCGTGCTGGAACTGGTAACCGAGGAAGTAGCTGAGGCGATCACGAAGGAGCTTACCATTCCGACCATTGGAATCGGCGCGGGACGCTATTGCGCCGGGCAGGTGCTCGTGTTCCACGATGTGCTGCGGTATGCTTCGCCTTACAGGGAGAAGCGCTTTGTGAAGACATATGCCGACGTGGGCGGTATGATCCGCGACGCGCTCAGCCAATATGTGCAGGAAGTCAAACAGCGCGCCTTTCCGGAAGCAGGCCATGCGTTCGGCGCGGATGAGAGTGTGCTGGAATCATTGTACGGCGCGGCCGGAAAAGGAGCGAGATCATAA
- a CDS encoding redox-sensing transcriptional repressor Rex — protein MKSDKISEAVVRRLPVYLRFLNDLQNREIATVSSQELGQRLDLNPAQIRKDLAYFGDFGRKGIGYDVPYLIEKIRHILKLDQQINVVLVGAGNLGQALSNYNIYLKDTMKITAVFDSYPPKIGTKINTLTVQSMEELASTVREQGIRIGIITVPEQEAQKVADILIGAGIEAILNFAPVILKTPPEIRVHAADFTTDLQSLAYYLHEGKDE, from the coding sequence ATGAAATCGGACAAAATATCAGAGGCCGTCGTCCGCAGATTGCCAGTGTATCTGCGTTTTTTGAACGACCTGCAAAATCGCGAAATCGCCACTGTTTCTTCTCAAGAACTTGGACAGCGACTGGATTTAAATCCGGCGCAAATCCGCAAGGATTTGGCCTATTTTGGCGACTTCGGCAGGAAGGGCATTGGCTATGATGTACCCTACCTGATCGAAAAAATCCGTCATATTCTGAAGCTGGACCAGCAGATTAATGTTGTTCTGGTAGGAGCCGGAAATCTGGGTCAGGCGCTGTCCAATTACAATATTTATCTGAAAGACACAATGAAAATCACGGCCGTCTTTGATTCCTACCCGCCGAAGATCGGGACCAAGATCAATACGCTGACCGTTCAATCTATGGAGGAACTTGCAAGTACCGTGCGCGAGCAGGGTATTCGCATAGGCATTATTACCGTACCCGAGCAGGAGGCGCAAAAAGTAGCAGATATTCTTATCGGAGCCGGCATTGAAGCGATCCTGAATTTCGCTCCGGTTATTCTGAAGACACCGCCTGAGATTCGCGTGCATGCGGCGGACTTTACGACCGACCTGCAAAGTCTGGCTTACTATCTGCATGAAGGAAAGGACGAATAA
- the dinG gene encoding ATP-dependent DNA helicase DinG — MKFAVLDFETTGTQSVGEIIQVGLAIIEEDRSISRVYGSYVKPEGPIPPFITGLTGITDSDVQDAPELEEMMMELVPLLDDVVLVGHNVAFDFHFLQSALDRCGYLPFQGRILDTIDFLKICFPSLTSYQLGNVSSHFGLQHERPHQADSDALATALVLLRCLDELYSLPLLTVQRLTELFAGEDSDLSWFFEGLLSERELETFQPEGDLQFYRQFALAVGDWTELAPPREDGDNPLEQMSFEAYLNEVTERLRSILPQYESRQAQEIMFGEVIKALEEERHLLIEAGTGTGKSLGYLLPAIYQSVRTGQKVMVSTHTINLQDQLRERDIPLLTEAVPFPFKAAVFKGRGHYLCLRKFEHKINKKDYASPREDTLTSAQMIVWLTQTESGDDEELNLSGRGGDFWETVASDTDSCLGRSCPWFRKCYYHRAKQEAGNADVVITNHSKLFADMKAGHQLLPSYEYLVIDEAHQLEEVAGKHLGMHMKHFTVSHTLNRLYKDSRTGQLPALRQILQSSGSEQAAEWSGIIDRLYPDLLTVKEAWDLLSDKLYALIPERADSAGEAGQLVHRLLPAKKPKGWEELASLESTLNLSLSDIIRKGDKMLAEMRDQESQSSADSLVTDIGGLFKDLADIREQVRFFMGMNDENVVYWLEANGNYRSKSLQLYAVPVDVSSQLKELFFDKKKSAVLTSATLSVDKSFQYMIDNLGLNEAQEEGKLSTVQLPSPFKYRDQALLVIPRDFPSVKGTVGDARFVDMLVRSLAEAAVTTRGRMLVLFTSYKMLRQVYDPLKEALASEEIAVLGQGVEGGSRSKLLRRFQENSASVLLGTSSFWEGVDIPGDALTCLAIVRLPFQPPNHPLAEAKAELLQAQKKNPFMKLSVPQAVIRFKQGFGRLVRTAQDRGIVIVYDTRVIESYYGKYFLYSLPGPKMEHMSTEQMVPRIAEWLQQDGAS, encoded by the coding sequence ATGAAATTTGCGGTGCTTGATTTTGAAACGACGGGAACCCAGTCCGTAGGTGAAATTATCCAGGTCGGACTTGCCATTATAGAAGAAGACCGGTCCATTTCGCGTGTGTACGGCTCCTACGTCAAGCCCGAAGGACCGATCCCCCCTTTTATTACCGGCTTAACCGGCATTACAGACAGCGATGTGCAGGATGCGCCCGAACTGGAAGAGATGATGATGGAGCTGGTGCCTCTCCTGGATGATGTCGTGCTTGTCGGTCATAACGTCGCTTTCGATTTTCATTTTCTTCAGAGCGCTCTGGACCGGTGCGGTTATTTGCCGTTTCAGGGCCGCATTCTCGATACGATCGATTTTTTAAAAATCTGCTTTCCATCGCTCACCTCCTACCAGCTTGGAAACGTCAGCTCCCATTTTGGGCTTCAGCATGAACGTCCGCATCAGGCGGACAGCGACGCGCTGGCGACAGCGCTCGTACTGCTGAGATGTCTGGATGAGCTGTACAGCCTGCCTCTGCTTACGGTGCAGCGGCTGACCGAGCTGTTTGCCGGTGAGGACAGCGATCTGAGCTGGTTTTTTGAGGGCCTGCTGAGCGAGCGCGAGTTGGAAACGTTCCAGCCCGAAGGTGATCTTCAGTTCTACCGCCAGTTTGCGTTAGCAGTGGGGGATTGGACGGAGCTGGCTCCACCGCGCGAGGACGGCGACAATCCATTGGAGCAGATGTCGTTTGAGGCTTACTTGAACGAGGTTACCGAACGGCTGCGGAGCATTCTGCCCCAGTACGAAAGCCGTCAGGCTCAGGAAATTATGTTCGGCGAAGTGATCAAGGCTCTCGAAGAAGAGAGGCATCTGCTAATCGAGGCGGGTACAGGGACCGGTAAATCGCTCGGCTATTTGCTTCCGGCTATTTACCAGAGCGTCCGTACGGGGCAAAAGGTAATGGTCAGCACCCATACGATCAATCTTCAGGATCAGCTCCGCGAGCGCGATATACCACTCTTGACCGAAGCCGTTCCGTTTCCGTTTAAGGCTGCCGTCTTTAAGGGAAGGGGACACTATTTGTGTCTGCGCAAGTTTGAACATAAAATAAATAAGAAGGATTACGCTTCACCGAGAGAGGATACTCTAACCTCGGCGCAAATGATTGTATGGCTCACCCAGACCGAATCGGGCGACGACGAAGAGCTGAATTTAAGCGGCCGGGGCGGCGATTTCTGGGAAACGGTGGCGAGCGATACGGACTCCTGCCTGGGAAGGTCTTGCCCGTGGTTCCGCAAATGCTATTACCATCGCGCCAAGCAGGAGGCGGGCAACGCCGACGTGGTCATTACGAACCACTCGAAGCTGTTTGCCGACATGAAAGCGGGCCATCAGCTGCTTCCTTCCTACGAGTACCTTGTGATCGACGAGGCGCATCAACTGGAGGAAGTGGCCGGCAAGCACCTGGGCATGCATATGAAGCATTTTACCGTCTCCCATACGCTGAACCGCTTGTACAAAGACAGCCGCACCGGCCAATTGCCTGCACTCCGGCAGATTCTCCAAAGCTCGGGCAGCGAGCAGGCGGCTGAGTGGAGCGGGATCATTGACCGTCTGTACCCCGACCTTCTTACCGTAAAAGAGGCATGGGATCTGCTCAGCGATAAGCTGTACGCATTGATACCGGAACGGGCTGACTCGGCGGGAGAAGCGGGGCAGCTGGTTCACCGCCTGTTGCCTGCCAAGAAGCCGAAAGGCTGGGAAGAGCTTGCTTCACTGGAGAGCACACTAAATTTGTCTTTAAGCGATATTATCCGCAAAGGGGACAAAATGCTTGCCGAAATGCGCGACCAGGAAAGTCAGTCGTCCGCCGACAGCCTTGTAACCGATATCGGAGGTCTGTTCAAGGATTTGGCCGATATCCGCGAGCAGGTGCGTTTTTTTATGGGCATGAATGACGAAAATGTTGTATATTGGCTGGAGGCAAATGGAAATTACCGCAGCAAATCACTGCAGCTGTATGCCGTGCCGGTCGATGTCAGCTCGCAGCTCAAGGAGCTATTCTTTGATAAGAAAAAAAGCGCCGTTCTGACCTCGGCAACCTTGTCCGTCGATAAATCGTTCCAGTATATGATCGACAACCTTGGTTTGAACGAAGCCCAGGAGGAAGGAAAGTTATCGACCGTGCAGCTTCCTTCTCCCTTTAAGTACCGGGATCAGGCGCTGCTGGTCATTCCGCGGGATTTTCCAAGCGTGAAGGGCACCGTCGGCGACGCCCGGTTTGTCGATATGCTCGTTCGTTCCCTCGCTGAAGCCGCAGTGACGACTCGCGGGCGTATGCTTGTGCTGTTCACGTCATATAAGATGCTTCGGCAGGTATATGATCCTCTTAAGGAGGCGCTCGCGTCCGAGGAGATCGCCGTGCTGGGCCAAGGCGTTGAAGGAGGAAGCCGGAGCAAGCTGCTCCGCCGGTTCCAGGAGAATTCCGCGTCCGTCCTGCTGGGAACGAGCAGCTTCTGGGAAGGCGTCGATATTCCCGGTGACGCGCTAACCTGTCTCGCAATCGTCAGACTGCCTTTTCAGCCGCCTAACCATCCGCTCGCGGAGGCTAAAGCCGAGCTGTTGCAGGCGCAGAAGAAGAATCCGTTCATGAAGCTGTCCGTGCCTCAGGCCGTTATCCGTTTCAAGCAGGGCTTCGGCCGCCTTGTACGGACCGCGCAGGATCGCGGCATTGTTATTGTATATGATACCAGAGTCATCGAATCTTATTACGGAAAGTATTTCCTGTATTCCTTGCCAGGACCTAAAATGGAGCATATGTCGACGGAACAAATGGTCCCCCGCATCGCCGAATGGCTACAGCAAGACGGCGCATCCTAA